One segment of Triticum aestivum cultivar Chinese Spring chromosome 2A, IWGSC CS RefSeq v2.1, whole genome shotgun sequence DNA contains the following:
- the LOC123185711 gene encoding O-glucosyltransferase rumi, translating to MQPPAKAGRLTRSLVVNGGVFIFIAAIVAGAFVSAYWISASARVASIIPAGWGPLPPQQPPAPAPDAAEPATTACPAYFRWIHEDLRPWRATGITRETLEGARRYGAKFRVTVLAGRLYVARYGRCFQTRDVFTQWGILQLLRRYAGRLPDLDLMFNCQDLPVVNAGDHAPPPLFRYCGSEPTLDIAFPDWSFWGWPELNIKPWEALRREISEANAALDWTRRTPYAYWKGNPTVGAARRELLKCNVSRERDWNARIYAQARHNYAARSSVSVMLISARSAFFQDWRTEVRDGFRASDLAKQCTHRYKMYVEGRGWSVSEKYILACDSVALVVRPRFHDFFSRGLVPLRHYWPVRGQCRSIKFAVDWGNSHPGKARVIGGNASRFVQEELTMDNVYDYMFHLLSEYARLLRYKPTVPGGAVEVTVQSMARGRRGLEREFMAGTAVNVSGSAEPCELPSPFGSEELESLRRRKADAARQVETWEER from the exons ATGCAGCCTCCGGCGAAGGCTGGCCGGCTCACTCGGAGCCTGGTTGTGAACGGCGGCGTGTTCATCTTCATCGCCGCGATTGTCGCCGGCGCTTTCGTCTCCGCCTACTGGATATCTGCCAGCGCCAGA GTTGCTTCGATCATTCCTGCCGGTTGGGGGCCCCTTCCTCCGCAGCAGCCACCTGCTCCGGCGCCGGATGCCGCAGAACCAGCGACGACGGCGTGCCCGGCCTACTTCCGGTGGATCCACGAAGACCTGCGGCCATGGCGAGCCACGGGGATCACGCGCGAGACGTTGGAAGGCGCCCGCCGGTACGGCGCCAAGTTCCGGGTGACGGTGCTCGCGGGGCGCCTCTACGTGGCGCGCTACGGCCGGTGCTTCCAGACGCGGGACGTGTTCACGCAATGGGgcatcctgcagctgctccggcgCTACGCTGGCCGCCTCCCCGACCTCGATCTCATGTTCAACTGCCAGGACCTGCCGGTCGTCAACGCCGGCGACCACGCGCCTCCGCCGCTGTTCCGGTACTGCGGCAGCGAGCCCACGCTGGACATCGCCTTCCCTGACTGGTCCTTCTGGGGCTG GCCGGAGCTGAACATAAAGCCATGGGAAGCGTTGAGAAGGGAGATTAGTGAGGCGAATGCGGCGTTGGACTGGACGCGCAGGACGCCGTACGCGTACTGGAAGGGGAACCCGACGGTGGGCGCGGCGCGCCGGGAGCTCCTCAAGTGCAACGTCTCCCGCGAGCGTGACTGGAACGCCCGGATCTACGCGCAGGCACGCCACAACTATGCCGCACGTAGTTCAGTGTCAGTAATGCTCATCAGCGCACGCTCTGCATTTTTTCAGGACTGGAGGACGGAGGTACGAGACGGGTTCAGGGCATCGGACTTGGCCAAGCAGTGCACGCACAG GTACAAGATGTACGTGGAAGGGCGCGGGTGGTCGGTGAGCGAGAAGTACATCCTGGCGTGCGACTCCGTGGCGCTCGTGGTGCGGCCGAGGTTCCACGACTTCTTCTCCAGGGGGCTCGTGCCGCTGCGGCACTACTGGCCCGTGCGCGGCCAGTGCCGGTCCATCAAGTTCGCCGTGGACTGGGGCAACTCGCACCCAGGCAAG GCGCGGGTAATAGGAGGAAATGCGAGCCGGTTCGTGCAGGAGGAGCTGACGATGGATAATGTGTACGACTACATGTTCCACCTTCTGAGCGAGTACGCTAGGCTGCTGCGGTACAAGCCCACGGTGCCGGGCGGGGCCGTGGAGGTCACCGTGCAGTCCATGGCGCGCGGAAGGCGAGGGCTGGAGCGGGAGTTCATGGCGGGCACGGCGGTGAACGTCTCGGGCAGCGCGGAACCGTGCGAGCTGCCGTCGCCGTTCGGGTCCGAGGAGCTGGAGTCGCTGCGGAGGAGGAAAGCCGATGCGGCGAGGCAGGTGGAGACGTGGGAGGAGCGGTGA